The Bubalus kerabau isolate K-KA32 ecotype Philippines breed swamp buffalo chromosome X, PCC_UOA_SB_1v2, whole genome shotgun sequence genome has a segment encoding these proteins:
- the LOC129639485 gene encoding late histone H2B.L4-like: MEIGGSILSETSSDSYEEDVITKETGISEIEPSEKEMAKVETSKPDPYDAEPKKAKQKTAKGRCRRRLPCHHDNFSSFATYFPRVLRQVHRGLSLSHDSVNILDSFVKDTFERIAEEAGRLARNNKRRTITTEDIKTAVRLLLPGKLGKYAMSKATESLNTYHTCK; this comes from the coding sequence ATGGAGATTGGCGGCTCTATCCTGTCCGAAACATCCTCTGACAGCTATGAGGAAGACGTGATCACCAAAGAAACTGGCATCTCCGAAATTGAGCCCTCTGAAAAGGAAATGGCGAAAGTGGAGACCTCCAAACCAGACCCATATGATGCGGAACCAAAAAAGGCAAAGCAGAAGACAGCTAAGGGCCGCTGTCGTCGTCGCCTGCCCTGCCATCATGACAATTTCTCAAGTTTTGCTACCTACTTCCCTAGGGTGCTGAGGCAAGTACATAGAGGTCTGAGTCTTTCCCACGACTCCGTGAACATCCTGGATTCGTTTGTGAAAGATACGTTTGAGCGGATTGCCGAAGAGGCCGGGCGCCTGGCCCGCAACAACAAGCGCCGCACCATCACGACCGAAGACATCAAGACAGCGGTGCGTCTTCTGTTGCCTGGGAAGCTCGGCAAGTATGCCATGTCCAAGGCTACCGAGTCGCTCAACACATACCACACCTGCAAATGA